In Caretta caretta isolate rCarCar2 chromosome 4, rCarCar1.hap1, whole genome shotgun sequence, one genomic interval encodes:
- the LOC142071806 gene encoding class I histocompatibility antigen, F10 alpha chain-like: MRLRNVRHGEHFRERLLLTLSCVSGFHIIQTIYGCDLREDNTTWGFYQDSYDGRDFLTFDKETVTWVAADIGAQISKRRWDAEVLDNQRWKRYLEETCIPWLRSSLEYGKETLQRKVRPTARVSDRSSHDGLTTLSCKVSGFYPRDITVTWLRNGESRQHETYSEGILPSGDGTYQTWVTMEIDPKIKGHYSCHVEHESLSEPLSVSWEPNNLIPTVAGVITAVVLVGAIIGVVVWKKKRPGKKGDGYAVAQANDQGSSGSDLSAKA; the protein is encoded by the exons AtttcagagagaggctgctgctgaccCTCAGCTGTGTTTCAGGGTTTCACATTATCCAGACGATATACGGCTGTGATCTCCGGGAAGACAACACCACTTGGGGGTTTTACCAGGATTCGTATGATGGACGCGACTTTCTTACCTTCGATAAGGAGACCGTGACTTGGGTAGCAGCAGACATTGGGGCTCAGATCTCCAAGAGGCGATGGGATGCTGAAGTACTTGACAACCAGCGGTGGAAACGCTACCTGGAGGAGACATGTATTCCCTGGCTAAGGAGTTCTCTAGAGTACGGGAAGGAGACTCTGCAGAGGAAAG TGCGCCCAACAGCTAGAGTGAGCGACAGGTCATCTCATGACGGCCTCACCACCCTCTCCTGTAAGGTCAGTGGGTTCTACCCCCGGGACATCACCGTGACCTGGCTGAGAAATGGGGAGAGCAGACAGCATGAGACCTACTCTGAAGGCATCCTACCCAGTGGGGACGGGACCTACCAGACCTGGGTGACAATGGAGATTGATCCCAAGATCAAAGGCCATTATTCATGTCACGTGGAGCATGAAAGCCTATCAGAGCCACTCTCCGTCTCCTGGG AACCAAATAATCTGATTCCCACTGTGGCTGGAGTTATCACTGCAGTTGTCCTGGTTGGTGCTATAATCGGAGTAGTCGTCTGGAAAAAGAAACGCCCAG ggaagaagggagacgGCTATGCTGTAGCTCAGG CAAACGACCAAGGATCTAGTGGTTCTGACCTATCTGCCAAGG CTTAA